The stretch of DNA TGTTATTGGTAGTATTGGCCAAATTTGGTGCTCCTGGGAACAcaaatctttcttttcgATTAAGATATTTATTAAGAAACAATGGAATattggtattattattgaaaatattggGGACATACttgttatattttttaattaaaatatcaACATCCAAATGATTAGAAAATTTAACAATGgcaaatgatgataaaggTATGGTAGaaatattgttattatcattattgaaaattttcacCTCTTgtaatgatttaaaatatgaattatccattaaaaattcaaacaatttatgCTTGGGTTCAGTAGATTCCACAATGGTAATTGACTCTGTTTCTGTTTCCTCTTGGTCGTCGTCGTAGTCGTCTTCTGTTCTGTCTTCTTTATGATTATAGTTATTATCAAACATCAAATTgcttgataaatttttaatgaaaAGAATCCCTGGATGCGatataaattttgaataatccaattcataaacaatttgttcttggtacaatttataaatcaaatcatcCAATTCCTTCTTTGTAGTGAATCCTATATTGAAAAACTCCACCGCcttatcaatttctttcttctcttGATGATGATAGACTGCTGATATTCCTGAACATCCAGAAACAAAATTCTCAATTTCTTGCCTACCTTGTTTATCGTTAATAGGAATTCTAACAATAATTgggaaattattgaaagttTGTCCATTACCACATTGCGTGTTGAAAACATATTTATTCAAACTTTGAATCAACTCTTGTTTTGGTTCGTTTTGGGAACGTCCTTGTCCTTCTTGCTCTTGTTTTGCCAGTTGGTCGGAAGTTTCTGTTATTGACCGATCTTCATGCTTACTTCCTTTTGTTTCAACTTTTGATTCTGTTTCAGTTTCAGGTTTATTTTTGGAATCTTCATTGGATATTTTGCTTGAAATCAGTGACATTGAAGGTGACTCCAAATTACTTGATCTCGATATGCTCAATGAGCTTGATGACGAAGTTTTCATGATAggtgcaaaaaaaatgaaaatccACTATCTCTCTctatatgtatatatatctcAAGGGACCACTAACTGGAAAAAGCTAATGAAAATAAGAActcaaaattgaaaaaaaaaatcagatcaaataagaaaagaaaaagaaagttgtagataaaaaattgatgaaaattttaaaaaccAGGTGACAAGTGAACGTAAAAAGAATGcattcaaaatatattcctattatatttaatttagttAAATTTCCTTTCCCAATTACAAAAACCGAACCCAACTTGATTGTATtatgtttgttgtttttgttggtgGGAGCttgtttctcttttttttttttgcaatttgtttttgtccttccttctttattttcaagGAAAGTGGTAGTatattagaaaaaaaacaaaccaCAACAATAGGAGGAGGGGGGAGAAAGTTAGGTTAGGTTAAACTTAGGTTATAATATGATTATTCTTTTATATTATGTTTTTAAACTTCTCAATAAtgaataaagaaaagaaagatcCACTTAACTTatcaaatgaatcaaattgtGTTTAGTTTGGAGGGGGTGGTGGGGGTATTTAATGCtgcgttttttttttgttccaGTTATTTAAGGGAGGAATTCTAAACTTCAAACAAATTCCTTGATTTATAgtagttttctttttagatCAAGCTTCTGATGTAAAACTAAATATCCTGAGACGTCttctttattatattaaacggttaattgatttgttgatttttggttttttttagtaaatatttcaatattaattctttttgagtaaggaaataaaataaaaaattccCAACAAAGacttgataataataataactataataacaataacaaaaataaactaaaatgaaaaataatcaaaagaaCAATCAACTTTGTTCGGTTAACTCTCTATTTTATATATGGATGTATATTATAATGttaattttgtttggtaacaaaacaaattataaggtgattttttttctctcacTCTTTCTCTcactctttcttttttgttgttttgaattcaaattcaattcagtATTGTCAATCAGAAAATTGTAATCACTTGacaatatttataaaaagGGTGAGGAATGGGTAATGGTTTTGTCgttatatatgtatatgtaCTGTGGttgtattgtattgtattgtGTTGGTGATTCTTAATGGAATGCAGgatttaaatttgttttgcGTGGGAACGGAATAGAACACAAATTGAGAAGCGGGCAAAACAAACGAGGAGCAGGAAAGGGGAGGTAAATCTTTACGACGGTGGTAGTAGTTGCAGAAGCCAATAGGTTAGGAcagcagtagtagtagtaccAATGGCTAATGTTGAATGCGAATggtaaaaaataaaaaccaAATTGCTGctaattaaaaattgtgTTATGGAACCTCACAAAAATCTCAAGCGGTCCAAAACcagaattaaaaatatattgacGACTTGAGATTCCTTATAAATGCAAAATTCACCAAGAAGTTTGGATTCtataaaaagaaggaaacaactaaaaatatatttgaaGAGGTTAATTGCAAGTATTTATAAATGgatcaaaaaagaaagggaATTTCTATATTATTCTTTATTCTATCGTTTGCAAAACTTAATTTCCCCTTTTACTTTCCTTAttatttctcttttttccACCCGGAGGAAGAAACTTTTTTACTAGTTGTTGTAGCCTTCTCTCTCCACCCTCTAAACCTATTATAACCTTAAAAGCCAAGTTATAATCTCAAATAGAACAATTTAGTGTATGCTTATACGTTTAAACGTATAATTATGCAAAATCATGTCTATCCTGTATGATAGACAATGTACATTTTGTGGCTCACGtggaaaatgaaaaaaaaaagtggtTTTGGTAAACATGTCACACGAACATACACATATACACACTACCACGACGAACCACTCATCACACTACCAACCACTCGAAACTTGGAacggaaaaagaaaaatttttttgagACAACTGGCACGAAATAGTTTTTAGACGAAAAGCCTTCAAACATTGACATACCTGATACAGATTTTTCACaacaataatcaaattgaaagaaaaaaaaaaagagttaATAAAAACAGTCTAGAACCAACATCGATACATCAAGAAGTCAGCCATCAACTATCCCATCCTACTAGCCATGACTCACTTAATCGAAGACATAAATATAAATGGGATTGACTATACAATAGTAATCACCTTCAATTCCAAAACTCATAGCAAAGCACCAATGTCAATATACATCAACCAACAAGGCAATCAAGAAATGGGTGATTACATATatacaatttcttcttattCGACATACTTGAACAATCTGACAAATAACGATCAAATCAAACTGCTTAATCAACTATTAGTGAAGAAATTCAATGTGCCGATATTTCTAAATATCAGTGGGGATATAGGGACAACTTCCAATGTGGAATTGTTTCGATCCATTGTGGA from Candida albicans SC5314 chromosome R, complete sequence encodes:
- a CDS encoding uncharacterized protein (Ortholog of C. dubliniensis CD36 : Cd36_33330, C. parapsilosis CDC317 : CPAR2_701980, Debaryomyces hansenii CBS767 : DEHA2C15840g and Pichia stipitis Pignal : PICST_31066) — protein: MTHLIEDININGIDYTIVITFNSKTHSKAPMSIYINQQGNQEMGDYIYTISSYSTYLNNSTNNDQIKSLNQLLVKKFNVPIFLNISGDIGTTSNVELFRSIVDLVEHSKSN